GGGCGCCAGCCGTGCAGGTTCAGTCCAGCACCCTGCCCTGCCGCCAGTAGCCCATGAAGGTCAGCGCACGCCGGTCCAGCCCGCAGTCGCGGACCAGGTGCCGGCGGATCGCCATCACCGCCCCCGCCTCGCCAGCGACCCACGCGTAGAACGGCCCGGCCACGCCCGCATCGGACTGCTCCCACAGGATCTGCGCGTCCACGTCGATCTCGTCCAGCGCATCGCCCGCCACGACCGGCGAGGCTGCCAACCATGCCTGCACGGCCTCCACCAGCGCCTGGCCGTAGGCGGCCTGGCCGCGCGGCAGCCACACCAGTTCGGCAGTGGGCGGTGCCTTCAAGGCGATGGCTCCGCCCTCGCCCGCCACTTCCAGCAGCGCAAGCACGCGCGGCGGATCGACCTGGGCGGCCAGCTCCTCGAGGATGCCGGCCACCGCCGGCAGCGCGGTCTCGTCGGCCACCAGCAGCACCTGGCCGACCCCGGCCGGCGGCTTCCATTCCCAGCCCTGGCTGCTCTCGGCGCAGTCGGCGTCCGGCGCCAGCAGCACCACGCGGTCGCCCGGCCGGGCATGCACGGCCCAGCGCGAGGCCGGGCCGGTTTCACCGTGCAGGACGAAATCCACGTCGACTTCGCCCTGTGCGGCGCGCAGCTGGCGGATGGTGTAGGTGCGCATCGGCGGGCGCTGGTCGTCCGCCAGTTCGCGGTAGCGGGCGTACCAGTCCTCGCCGCTGGGCACCTCCGGGGCATCCTGGCCGGGCAAGGGGAAGAACACCTTGATCCGCTGGTCCGGGCCCTCGGTCTTCATCCGCGCCACGTCGGCGCCGGTGAACACCAGGCGGTGCAGGGAGGGGGAAAGGACGCGGCGCTCCTTCAGCGCCACCTCGAACAGGCGGTAGGTCTGCTGCGCAGCCATGGGGGTACCTCGCGACGGCTTCTGATCGGCTGGCCGTCACGAACCCGTGCAGCGGCTGGCTGGAATCCCCAGCCTAGTCCGCGTGGTCACTGCCGCAAGAGTTTGGGCGCCGCTGCAGCGCCCTGCCCCTGCGCGCTGCTCAATGGCCCGTGGCCACTGCCTGCACTGCGCGCTCGCGGCGGTGTTCCCAGTACCAGAACACGAAGCCGCCGGCGAAGAAGGCGGCCTGGCCCAGGGCCAGGTGCAGCGGGCTGCCGCTCAGCAGCGGCGACACCAGGCCGGCCACCACGGTGCTGATCATCAGCTGGATGAACGCCTGCAGCGAGGACGCCAGGCCGCGCTGGTGCGGGTACATGTCCAGCACCGCCAGCGCCAGGATCGGGAAGATCAGCGCCATGCCCATGCCGCCGAGGAAGATCGGCAGCACCGCCCACGGCAGGGCGAACTGCGGCGCCAGGCTCACGTAGCCCACGTTGAGCAGCACCGACAGCGCGCAGAGGGTGAAACCGATGCCGATCTGGCGGGTGGGCGTGGTGCGCCCGGCCATGCGGCCGGACAGGAACGAACCGGTGGTCATGCCGCCGATGGTGGGAATGAACAACCAGGCGAAGCCACCTTCACCCAGGTGCAGGTGCTGCATGACGAACACCGGCGCCGAGGCGATGTACAGGAAGATGCCGCCGAAGTTGATGCTGCCGGCCAGCGCCAGGCGCAGGAAACGCGGGTTGAAGCCGATGCGCACGTAGTCACGCAGCAGGCCACGCGG
This genomic stretch from Stenotrophomonas sp. SAU14A_NAIMI4_5 harbors:
- a CDS encoding siderophore-interacting protein, coding for MAAQQTYRLFEVALKERRVLSPSLHRLVFTGADVARMKTEGPDQRIKVFFPLPGQDAPEVPSGEDWYARYRELADDQRPPMRTYTIRQLRAAQGEVDVDFVLHGETGPASRWAVHARPGDRVVLLAPDADCAESSQGWEWKPPAGVGQVLLVADETALPAVAGILEELAAQVDPPRVLALLEVAGEGGAIALKAPPTAELVWLPRGQAAYGQALVEAVQAWLAASPVVAGDALDEIDVDAQILWEQSDAGVAGPFYAWVAGEAGAVMAIRRHLVRDCGLDRRALTFMGYWRQGRVLD
- a CDS encoding multidrug effflux MFS transporter, translating into MTPAVAPSTRRMALLLAGLAMFGPFSIDTIFPAFPQLAQRLAVDEVAVQQTISVYLLFYALMSLAHGPLSDAWGRKRVILGGLVVFIGASVGCALSTDLSTLLVFRALQGLSAGVGMIVGRAVIRDLYHGHDAQRLMSQVSMLFGIAPAIAPIIGGWILLSGAGWPLIFWFLVVFSLLLLVCTARFMPETHPVAARVPLSPRGLLRDYVRIGFNPRFLRLALAGSINFGGIFLYIASAPVFVMQHLHLGEGGFAWLFIPTIGGMTTGSFLSGRMAGRTTPTRQIGIGFTLCALSVLLNVGYVSLAPQFALPWAVLPIFLGGMGMALIFPILALAVLDMYPHQRGLASSLQAFIQLMISTVVAGLVSPLLSGSPLHLALGQAAFFAGGFVFWYWEHRRERAVQAVATGH